A part of Geothrix oryzae genomic DNA contains:
- a CDS encoding enoyl-CoA hydratase/isomerase family protein: MPAPIRFEVHDRIATLTLDRPDKLNALIPEMKEGFEEALAKAAEPGVKVLLLRGAGRAFCAGGDIGWMARARVEGRWTEMEALLDLGATVAHGLATLPKPVVAVVQGPAAGAGMSLALGADLRIASSDAAFSMAFVKIGLHPDWGGSVMLSRLVNPALAGELMLLGETLTAERALVLGLVNRVVPADQLEAAVTALGQRLAAGPSETFARIKATLLRNQGLDAEGLRARLMAEGAQMKAAMRHADAGEGLAAFLEKRAPKFA; this comes from the coding sequence ATGCCCGCTCCCATCCGCTTCGAGGTCCACGACCGGATCGCCACCCTCACGCTGGACCGCCCGGACAAGCTGAACGCGCTCATTCCTGAGATGAAGGAGGGCTTCGAGGAGGCCCTGGCGAAGGCCGCCGAGCCCGGCGTGAAGGTGCTGCTGCTGAGAGGCGCCGGACGCGCGTTCTGCGCCGGGGGCGACATCGGATGGATGGCCCGGGCCCGCGTCGAGGGCCGCTGGACCGAGATGGAGGCCCTGCTGGACCTGGGCGCCACGGTGGCGCATGGCCTGGCCACGCTGCCGAAGCCCGTCGTGGCCGTGGTGCAGGGTCCGGCCGCCGGGGCGGGCATGAGCCTGGCGCTTGGCGCGGATCTGCGCATCGCCTCATCGGATGCCGCCTTCAGCATGGCCTTCGTGAAGATCGGACTGCACCCGGACTGGGGCGGCAGCGTCATGCTGTCGCGCCTGGTGAATCCGGCCCTGGCAGGGGAACTCATGCTGCTCGGCGAGACCCTGACCGCCGAGCGCGCCCTGGTCCTGGGGCTCGTGAACCGCGTGGTGCCCGCGGATCAGCTCGAGGCGGCGGTGACGGCCCTGGGCCAGCGCCTCGCCGCCGGGCCTTCCGAAACCTTCGCCCGCATCAAGGCCACCCTGCTGCGGAACCAGGGGCTGGATGCCGAGGGTCTCCGCGCCCGCCTCATGGCCGAAGGCGCCCAGATGAAGGCGGCCATGCGCCACGCCGACGCCGGCGAGGGGCTGGCCGCCTTCCTGGAGAAGCGCGCCCCCAAGTTCGCCTGA
- a CDS encoding gamma-glutamyl-gamma-aminobutyrate hydrolase family protein, with product MSSILVSCKNKSGAEKHYIPAIRAAGWTGSALLVAPGDPLPDLADVSGLLLTGGADIHPRHWDAAEAVHRKAEVDEDRDTFEIPLIRAAWERNLPILGICRGEQILNVALGGSMIQDVPDHYGCEPSRHQHGTPEHPDMHHRVQLAPGSRLRALLGEDVFLVNSRHHQAVRRVAPPLVAVGWHLDTVHADTGPLVEAVEAVDPGRWVFGVQWHPENLVGLKGPAGDAARDLFTAFVRVARQGQG from the coding sequence ATGTCAAGCATTCTGGTGAGCTGCAAAAACAAGTCCGGCGCCGAGAAGCATTACATTCCGGCCATCAGGGCCGCGGGCTGGACCGGCTCCGCCCTCCTGGTGGCTCCCGGCGATCCTCTGCCGGACTTGGCGGATGTCTCGGGCCTGCTGCTCACGGGGGGGGCCGACATCCATCCCCGGCACTGGGACGCCGCTGAGGCCGTGCATCGCAAGGCCGAGGTGGATGAAGACCGTGACACCTTCGAAATCCCCCTGATCCGCGCGGCCTGGGAGCGGAACCTGCCCATTCTCGGCATCTGCCGCGGCGAGCAGATCCTCAATGTGGCCCTGGGCGGCAGCATGATCCAGGATGTGCCCGACCACTACGGCTGCGAGCCCTCGCGGCATCAGCATGGCACGCCCGAGCATCCCGACATGCACCACCGGGTGCAGCTGGCGCCCGGGTCGCGCCTGCGGGCCCTGCTGGGCGAAGATGTGTTCCTGGTGAACAGCCGCCACCACCAGGCCGTCCGGCGCGTGGCGCCGCCCCTGGTGGCCGTGGGCTGGCACCTGGACACGGTGCATGCCGACACCGGCCCCCTCGTCGAGGCCGTGGAAGCCGTCGATCCCGGCCGCTGGGTCTTCGGCGTCCAGTGGCACCCCGAGAACCTCGTCGGCCTGAAGGGCCCCGCGGGCGATGCGGCCCGGGACCTCTTCACGGCGTTCGTGCGGGTCGCAAGGCAGGGACAGGGTTGA
- a CDS encoding single-stranded DNA-binding protein — protein sequence MSGSLNKVLLIGNLGRDPELKATPSGQSVARFSVATTETWKNQAGEKQSKTEWHNIVVWGKQAEIAEKYLRKGKQVMIEGRIQYREYTDQAGVKKTACDIRCDNFVMLGRMEDGGTRDSGGYGGRASGGGSQDFEDHGAPSPAGGGGGSFPDDDIPF from the coding sequence ATGTCCGGATCCTTGAACAAAGTGCTGCTCATCGGCAACCTCGGGCGCGATCCTGAGCTGAAGGCCACCCCCTCGGGCCAGAGCGTCGCCCGGTTCTCCGTGGCCACCACGGAAACATGGAAGAACCAGGCCGGGGAGAAGCAGAGCAAGACCGAATGGCACAACATCGTGGTGTGGGGCAAGCAGGCCGAGATCGCCGAGAAGTACCTGCGCAAGGGCAAGCAGGTGATGATCGAGGGCCGCATCCAGTACCGCGAATACACCGACCAGGCCGGCGTGAAGAAGACCGCCTGCGACATCCGCTGCGACAACTTCGTCATGCTTGGCCGCATGGAGGATGGCGGCACCCGCGATTCCGGCGGCTACGGCGGCCGCGCCTCCGGCGGCGGCTCCCAGGACTTCGAGGATCACGGCGCCCCCAGCCCGGCCGGCGGTGGCGGCGGCAGCTTCCCCGATGACGACATCCCGTTCTAG
- a CDS encoding M56 family metallopeptidase — MIPLLESPAAQRLAWTLLHFLWQGALLGLAAWAAFALFRRQRPQLRYLVGCAFLLACLGSAILTYGLLAPPLQAVGQAAGQPMNPTTVAPGIPDILTGPIAPQEAASPGAALPWRTRLQPYLPWILAAWATGVLILSLRAAGGWLWLRRLKAAATPVIEPEWLERLVRSAGLRRAVRFLESARVITPMCMGLLRPVILLPLGFFANLDPLAAEAVLAHELAHIKRLDGLVNGLQCVIEVLFFFHPAVWWISRRIRTEREHCCDDAAVLACGDAVFYAETLSRLDEFRDRPPSLALRARGGNLMERLRRLLLADPPQLRLATPSLAFVAILALMGTLPAQAKKSEAKPPIEETVPALEDQASPPERVEGSTLGPLPRLDLAPSQETTPLPAVSGPVTTPTLAPTAAPASTPTSTPTSAPTTAPPAAAARPQPAPVQGSAPETAPAHPPASIPVFQAKDLDIVPGLAIRTLKVPQYPAVVVDELLTWPNKGYAVNVPGYTTVSLRITCESGEAYFRVGVADKWGNPLRGMKGSMGTPWASFANDSDQPVSVIFFVRTTKGYPGDGKIRVHVAAALDPRVAAPRTSYPAPTKAHPAPIAIPTVDVESLPILPGMRVQTLQAPPCPVLITDASPRWSTKGYAVQVPGRSLARATLRSESSMAFLQVRALNKWGTPLEGSHHSLGIPEASFLNASDASTTVYFVVSAKPGYPGNGKIEILLTTAPWAPDATPSPESQPAPPATTRPPEGPVTLDSGSQPTPEEVRPLVQAIVDKTAWGATATIVNLKVRGKDRWNRAFTDHWPRQAEKVRAIQAIGPVIEGWLIDFETLSKDPRNAALTSRQSFTLLMDKDRVIHWRTAYPWQRPNEALPEVNRANQFGTRPSPPPPPPPPPPPRP, encoded by the coding sequence ATGATCCCCCTGCTCGAATCCCCCGCGGCCCAGCGTCTGGCCTGGACCCTGCTCCACTTCCTCTGGCAGGGCGCCCTGCTGGGCCTGGCGGCCTGGGCCGCCTTCGCGCTCTTCCGCCGCCAGCGCCCGCAGCTCCGCTACCTGGTGGGGTGCGCCTTCCTGCTGGCTTGTCTCGGGAGCGCGATCCTCACCTACGGACTGCTGGCCCCGCCCCTCCAGGCCGTGGGTCAGGCCGCGGGTCAGCCCATGAATCCCACCACCGTCGCCCCTGGAATACCGGACATCCTGACCGGGCCCATCGCCCCGCAGGAAGCCGCTTCCCCGGGGGCCGCCCTTCCCTGGCGGACCCGCCTGCAACCGTATCTGCCCTGGATCCTAGCCGCCTGGGCCACCGGCGTCCTGATCCTCAGCCTGCGGGCCGCGGGGGGGTGGCTCTGGCTGCGCCGCCTGAAGGCCGCGGCCACGCCCGTGATCGAGCCCGAGTGGCTGGAGCGCCTGGTCCGCAGTGCAGGCCTGCGCCGCGCGGTGCGCTTCCTCGAATCGGCCCGCGTGATCACGCCCATGTGCATGGGGCTGCTCCGTCCCGTGATCCTCCTGCCCCTGGGCTTCTTCGCGAACCTGGATCCCCTGGCCGCCGAGGCGGTGCTGGCCCACGAACTCGCCCACATCAAGCGCCTGGATGGCCTCGTCAACGGCCTCCAGTGCGTGATCGAGGTGCTCTTCTTCTTCCACCCCGCCGTGTGGTGGATCTCCCGCCGGATCCGGACCGAACGGGAACACTGCTGTGACGATGCCGCCGTCTTGGCCTGCGGAGACGCCGTCTTCTATGCCGAAACCCTGAGCCGCCTCGATGAATTCCGCGACCGGCCCCCGTCCCTGGCGCTCCGCGCCAGAGGAGGCAACCTCATGGAACGCCTGCGCCGCCTGCTGCTGGCCGACCCGCCCCAGCTCCGCCTTGCCACCCCGAGCCTCGCCTTCGTGGCCATCCTCGCCCTGATGGGCACCCTGCCCGCCCAGGCCAAAAAATCCGAGGCCAAGCCCCCGATTGAGGAAACCGTCCCAGCCCTCGAAGACCAAGCCTCGCCGCCCGAACGGGTTGAGGGTTCCACCCTCGGCCCCCTCCCCAGGCTCGACCTGGCTCCAAGCCAGGAAACCACACCCCTCCCCGCTGTTTCCGGGCCTGTGACGACACCCACCCTTGCGCCCACCGCTGCCCCGGCCTCAACACCCACCTCAACACCCACCTCAGCCCCAACGACCGCCCCGCCCGCCGCGGCCGCGCGTCCCCAACCCGCGCCGGTCCAGGGCTCCGCTCCAGAGACAGCTCCCGCCCATCCCCCAGCCTCGATCCCGGTCTTCCAGGCCAAGGATCTCGACATCGTCCCGGGCCTCGCCATCCGGACCCTCAAGGTCCCCCAGTATCCGGCGGTCGTCGTGGATGAGCTGCTCACCTGGCCCAACAAGGGCTACGCCGTCAATGTCCCCGGCTACACCACCGTCTCGCTCCGCATCACCTGCGAATCCGGAGAAGCCTATTTCCGGGTGGGCGTGGCCGACAAGTGGGGGAACCCGCTGCGAGGCATGAAGGGTTCCATGGGGACGCCCTGGGCGTCGTTCGCCAACGATTCCGACCAGCCCGTCTCCGTCATCTTCTTCGTCCGGACCACCAAGGGATATCCGGGCGATGGGAAGATCCGCGTCCATGTGGCGGCTGCGCTCGATCCCCGGGTAGCCGCGCCCCGGACCTCCTATCCCGCGCCCACCAAGGCCCACCCCGCGCCTATCGCCATTCCAACGGTCGATGTGGAGAGCCTGCCCATCCTGCCGGGAATGAGAGTCCAGACCCTCCAGGCGCCCCCATGCCCAGTCCTCATCACGGACGCATCGCCCAGATGGTCAACGAAGGGCTATGCGGTGCAGGTGCCCGGCCGGTCCCTGGCCAGGGCCACCCTCCGGAGCGAGTCGAGCATGGCCTTCTTACAGGTCCGAGCCCTCAACAAGTGGGGTACCCCGTTAGAAGGCAGCCACCATAGCCTCGGAATCCCGGAGGCCTCTTTCCTCAATGCCAGTGACGCATCCACGACCGTCTACTTCGTCGTATCCGCGAAACCCGGGTACCCAGGCAACGGGAAGATCGAGATCCTGCTGACCACCGCACCCTGGGCCCCCGACGCCACGCCTTCACCGGAATCCCAGCCCGCTCCCCCCGCTACGACCAGGCCGCCGGAAGGGCCGGTGACCCTGGACAGCGGCTCCCAACCCACGCCTGAGGAGGTCCGTCCGCTCGTCCAAGCGATCGTGGACAAGACCGCCTGGGGCGCCACCGCAACCATCGTGAATTTGAAGGTTCGGGGGAAGGACCGTTGGAACCGTGCCTTCACGGACCACTGGCCCAGGCAGGCCGAAAAGGTGCGCGCGATCCAGGCCATCGGCCCGGTTATCGAGGGTTGGCTGATCGATTTCGAGACCCTATCCAAGGATCCCCGGAACGCGGCGCTCACCAGCCGTCAATCCTTCACCCTGTTGATGGACAAGGACCGTGTGATCCACTGGCGGACGGCGTATCCCTGGCAGCGCCCCAACGAAGCCCTGCCCGAGGTCAACCGGGCGAACCAGTTTGGGACCCGGCCCTCACCACCACCACCGCCGCCACCGCCACCGCCACCCCGGCCTTGA
- a CDS encoding BlaI/MecI/CopY family transcriptional regulator, whose translation MRHPLNRPTDVELSILRALWDLGPATVRQVHEVLASDRDLAYTAVLKMMQTMVDKGLLLRDESGRSHIYRPSQAREHTLKHLVDDLLERAFGGSALDLLATTLSSRKLGTSEREEIAQLLAKAKEKRP comes from the coding sequence ATGCGCCACCCCCTGAACCGCCCCACGGATGTGGAACTCTCCATCCTCCGCGCCCTTTGGGACCTCGGCCCCGCCACGGTGCGCCAGGTCCATGAGGTGCTCGCCTCGGACCGCGACCTGGCCTACACGGCCGTGCTGAAGATGATGCAGACCATGGTGGACAAGGGCCTGCTGCTCCGGGATGAATCGGGCCGCTCCCACATCTACCGGCCCTCCCAGGCCCGGGAACACACCCTGAAGCACCTGGTGGACGACCTGCTGGAGCGGGCCTTCGGAGGCAGCGCCCTGGACCTGCTGGCGACCACCCTGTCGAGCCGCAAGCTGGGCACCAGCGAGCGCGAGGAGATCGCCCAGCTGCTGGCCAAGGCCAAGGAGAAGCGGCCATGA
- a CDS encoding ATP-binding cassette domain-containing protein: MLAVQNVTMRYGAKILFEDVTTTFNPGRRYGLTGPNGAGKSTFMKILAGELEQQTGNVIRPRKMGILRQDQFAFDQFRVIDTVIMGNAGLWKALQERDAIYEKAEMTDEDGMRVAELEGVVADEDGYTAEADAAVLLDGLGIPESLHERKMGELQGGQKVRVLLSQALFGNPEALLLDEPTNHLDLDSIHWLEEFLDRYKGTVVVISHDRHFLNNVCTHIADIDYQTIIQYTGGYDDMVMAKIQVRSRIESDNAQREKKIAQLNEFIQRFAAGTRSSQVNSRRKEVERLQPSDLARSNIQRPFIKFNLGKPGGRYALEFEGVKKGYDTSKDGTGGRHEVIKGFSAMVQRGEKVAVMGRNGIGKTTLLNALLANAPQVTELGLKLDGGEVKWGHEANVGYFSQDFAESIPKGYELVTWLHQFDPEATKEQIRGVMGQMLFRGEEGNKMTDVLSGGESCRLLFCKLMLQKPNILVLDEPTNHLDLEAVIALNDALQRYEGTILFVTHDEDIIDEVATRIWHLTDDGIEDFQGTYAEYGAPTGR; encoded by the coding sequence ATGCTTGCAGTGCAGAATGTCACCATGCGCTACGGCGCGAAGATCCTGTTCGAGGATGTCACCACGACCTTCAACCCGGGGCGGCGCTACGGCTTGACCGGACCCAACGGGGCGGGCAAGTCCACCTTCATGAAGATCCTCGCGGGCGAACTGGAGCAGCAGACCGGGAATGTGATCCGCCCCCGCAAGATGGGCATCCTGCGCCAGGACCAGTTCGCCTTCGACCAGTTCCGAGTCATCGATACGGTGATCATGGGCAATGCGGGACTCTGGAAGGCGCTGCAGGAGCGGGACGCCATCTATGAGAAGGCCGAGATGACGGACGAGGACGGCATGCGCGTGGCCGAACTCGAGGGGGTGGTGGCTGACGAGGATGGCTACACGGCCGAGGCCGACGCGGCCGTGCTGCTGGATGGCCTGGGCATCCCCGAGTCCCTGCACGAGCGCAAGATGGGCGAGCTGCAGGGCGGCCAGAAGGTGCGCGTGCTGCTGTCTCAGGCCCTCTTCGGCAACCCCGAGGCCCTGCTGCTGGACGAGCCCACCAACCACCTGGACCTCGACTCCATCCACTGGCTGGAGGAATTCCTGGACCGCTACAAAGGCACGGTGGTGGTGATCTCCCACGACCGGCACTTCCTGAACAATGTCTGCACCCACATCGCCGACATCGACTATCAGACGATCATCCAGTACACGGGCGGCTACGACGACATGGTCATGGCCAAGATCCAGGTGCGCTCGCGCATCGAATCGGACAACGCCCAGCGCGAGAAGAAGATCGCCCAGCTGAACGAGTTCATCCAGCGTTTCGCCGCGGGCACCCGCAGCAGCCAGGTGAACAGCCGGCGCAAGGAGGTGGAGCGCCTCCAGCCCAGCGACCTGGCCCGCAGCAACATCCAGCGCCCCTTCATCAAGTTCAACCTCGGCAAGCCCGGTGGCCGCTACGCGCTGGAATTCGAGGGCGTGAAGAAGGGCTACGACACCAGCAAGGATGGGACGGGAGGCCGCCACGAAGTGATCAAGGGCTTCTCGGCCATGGTGCAGCGCGGTGAAAAAGTGGCCGTCATGGGCCGCAACGGCATCGGCAAGACCACGCTGCTGAACGCGCTGCTGGCCAACGCCCCCCAGGTGACGGAGCTGGGCCTGAAGCTGGACGGCGGCGAGGTGAAGTGGGGCCACGAAGCCAATGTGGGCTACTTCTCCCAGGACTTCGCTGAGAGCATCCCCAAGGGCTACGAGCTCGTCACCTGGCTGCACCAGTTCGATCCCGAGGCCACCAAGGAGCAGATCCGCGGCGTCATGGGCCAGATGCTCTTCCGGGGCGAGGAAGGCAACAAGATGACCGATGTCCTCAGCGGCGGCGAGTCCTGCCGGCTGCTCTTCTGCAAGCTCATGCTGCAGAAGCCCAACATCCTGGTGCTCGACGAACCCACGAACCACCTGGACCTGGAAGCCGTCATCGCCCTGAACGACGCCCTGCAGCGGTACGAGGGCACGATCCTCTTCGTGACCCACGACGAGGACATCATCGACGAAGTGGCCACCCGCATCTGGCACCTTACCGACGACGGCATCGAGGATTTCCAGGGGACTTACGCGGAGTACGGCGCGCCGACGGGCCGCTGA
- a CDS encoding hybrid sensor histidine kinase/response regulator, whose amino-acid sequence MTLRQGNKDDSPGGDETPGQPGRPLRRMARALRELEDFKRALDEHAIVAVTDARGRITYVNEKFCSISKYSREELLGQDHRIINSGHHPKAFMTQLWKTILAGKVWKGEIRNKAKDGRFYWVDTTIVPFFDEDGKPTRFVTIRADITQRKDAEDVLRQSQKLESLGVLAGGIAHDFNNLLTAILGNANLGAMQLPPESPALPYLNQVEQATLRAADLTRQLLAYAGKGRLQMIEVDLNRLVVEMTQLLTVSISKKAVVRYDLAPGLPYLAADPSQIQQLVMNLVTNASEAIGEETSGLITVRTGMQAVDEATHGGLLPGLPLADGTYVTLEVSDTGCGMTPEVRERIFDPFFTTKFTGRGLGLSAMLGILRSHHGSLKVYSELGRGTVFKLFLPALALGEGVGLPRPQGSGWRGHGLLLLVDDEPGARAVARELAESLGFQVLEAADGQEAVSMFELRHAEITVVLMDLTMPHMDGRQAFQHMHAVDPQVPVVLSSGYNEQDVLADFLGRGLAGFLPKPYQSSQFQTVLREAMEKA is encoded by the coding sequence GTGACGCTTCGGCAGGGGAACAAGGACGACTCACCCGGAGGAGACGAGACTCCCGGGCAGCCCGGTCGACCCCTCCGGCGCATGGCGCGGGCCCTCCGAGAGCTGGAGGATTTCAAGCGCGCCCTGGATGAGCACGCGATCGTGGCCGTCACCGATGCCCGTGGCCGGATCACCTATGTGAACGAGAAGTTCTGCTCCATCTCGAAGTACTCCCGGGAGGAGCTGCTGGGCCAGGACCACCGCATCATCAACTCGGGTCACCACCCCAAAGCCTTCATGACCCAGCTCTGGAAGACGATCCTGGCGGGGAAAGTCTGGAAGGGGGAGATCCGCAACAAGGCCAAGGACGGCCGTTTCTACTGGGTGGACACCACCATCGTCCCCTTCTTCGACGAGGACGGAAAACCCACGCGGTTCGTGACCATCCGGGCGGACATCACCCAGCGCAAGGACGCGGAAGATGTCCTTCGGCAGTCCCAGAAGCTGGAAAGCCTGGGGGTGCTCGCTGGGGGCATCGCCCACGATTTCAACAACCTGCTCACCGCCATCCTGGGCAACGCGAACCTGGGCGCCATGCAGCTTCCGCCGGAGAGCCCGGCCCTGCCCTACCTGAACCAGGTCGAACAGGCCACGCTCCGGGCCGCCGATCTGACGCGGCAGCTGTTGGCCTACGCGGGGAAGGGCCGCCTGCAGATGATCGAAGTGGACCTGAACCGCCTGGTGGTGGAGATGACCCAGCTCCTCACCGTCTCCATTTCCAAGAAAGCGGTGGTCCGGTACGACCTCGCCCCGGGGCTGCCGTATCTGGCCGCCGATCCCTCGCAGATCCAGCAGCTGGTGATGAACCTCGTCACCAACGCATCGGAGGCCATCGGCGAGGAGACCAGCGGGCTCATCACGGTGCGGACCGGCATGCAGGCGGTAGACGAGGCCACCCATGGAGGCCTGCTTCCCGGCCTGCCCCTGGCCGATGGAACCTATGTGACGCTGGAGGTGAGCGATACGGGCTGCGGCATGACGCCGGAAGTGCGGGAGCGGATCTTCGATCCCTTCTTCACCACCAAGTTCACCGGCCGGGGGCTGGGCCTGTCGGCCATGCTGGGCATTCTCCGGAGCCACCACGGCAGCCTCAAGGTCTACAGCGAGCTGGGGCGGGGCACGGTCTTCAAGCTCTTCCTCCCCGCCTTGGCGCTTGGGGAAGGCGTGGGCCTTCCCCGCCCGCAGGGATCGGGCTGGCGCGGCCATGGCCTCCTGCTGCTGGTGGATGACGAACCCGGCGCCCGGGCCGTGGCACGGGAGCTTGCCGAGTCGCTGGGCTTCCAGGTGCTGGAGGCGGCGGATGGGCAGGAGGCCGTGTCGATGTTCGAGCTCCGCCATGCGGAGATCACGGTGGTCCTGATGGACCTGACCATGCCCCACATGGATGGGCGCCAGGCCTTCCAGCACATGCATGCGGTGGACCCGCAGGTGCCCGTGGTGCTCTCGAGCGGCTACAACGAGCAGGATGTCCTCGCGGACTTCCTCGGCCGGGGGCTGGCCGGGTTTCTTCCGAAGCCCTACCAGAGCAGCCAGTTCCAGACCGTGCTCCGGGAGGCGATGGAAAAAGCCTAG
- a CDS encoding tRNA threonylcarbamoyladenosine dehydratase, which yields MRWFSRSELLLGEAALERLRGARVTVFGLGGVGSFAVEALARAGVGHLRLVDHDVVGPSNLNRQLFALRSTLGQPKAEVAAARVRDINPDCAVEPRVTFIHTDTLPDLLTPRPEVMVDAIDSMTCKVALMRTAHEQGIPIITAMGAGGRTDSSQLLVGDLSETRLCPLAARVRKELRKVGITQGIRCVYSLEPADNKRPANPIDIEPHRGPGRQRRPVGTISYMPGIVGLKVAEEVLRLLLEPRP from the coding sequence ATGAGGTGGTTTTCCCGCAGCGAGCTGCTGCTTGGCGAGGCAGCGCTCGAGCGGCTGCGCGGAGCGCGCGTGACGGTCTTCGGTCTGGGCGGCGTGGGGTCCTTCGCGGTGGAGGCCCTGGCCCGGGCGGGCGTGGGCCACTTGCGGCTGGTGGATCACGATGTGGTGGGCCCCAGCAACCTCAACCGCCAGCTCTTCGCCCTGCGCTCCACGCTCGGCCAGCCCAAGGCCGAGGTCGCCGCGGCGCGCGTGCGCGACATCAATCCCGACTGCGCGGTGGAGCCCCGGGTGACCTTCATCCACACGGACACGCTCCCGGACCTGCTCACGCCCCGGCCCGAGGTCATGGTCGATGCCATCGATTCCATGACCTGCAAGGTGGCGCTCATGCGCACCGCCCACGAGCAGGGCATCCCCATCATCACGGCCATGGGGGCCGGGGGGCGCACGGACAGCAGCCAGCTGCTCGTGGGCGATCTCAGCGAGACCCGGCTCTGCCCCCTGGCCGCGCGGGTCCGCAAGGAGTTGCGGAAAGTGGGCATCACGCAGGGCATCCGCTGCGTCTATTCCCTGGAGCCCGCGGACAACAAGCGCCCCGCCAACCCCATCGACATCGAGCCCCATCGCGGGCCGGGGCGGCAGCGCCGCCCCGTGGGCACCATCTCGTACATGCCTGGCATCGTGGGGCTGAAGGTGGCCGAGGAAGTGCTGCGGCTCCTGCTCGAGCCGCGTCCCTAG
- a CDS encoding TatD family hydrolase, which yields MHALFDAHSHLPTAEAPPSAEPGHRRYRVVCGTCEADWEAVLAHAASDGQVLPMLGLHPWQVAEASPDWASRLESLLRGSRTGVGECGLDFARKDEDWTAQASAFRIQLRLAHALRRPIAIHVVRAWGPLLDLLREEGVPPTGALVHAYGGSPESADALQSMGVFLSFSGALLKPDRLKVRESLRAVDDGHLLLETDGTADLVRVIEMAASLRGVTAEDLAARTWENGQRCFKELMA from the coding sequence ATGCACGCCCTCTTCGACGCCCATAGCCACCTCCCGACGGCCGAAGCACCGCCTTCGGCGGAGCCGGGCCACCGGCGCTACCGGGTCGTCTGTGGCACCTGCGAAGCCGACTGGGAGGCCGTCCTCGCCCATGCCGCCTCCGACGGCCAGGTCCTCCCCATGCTGGGTCTGCACCCGTGGCAGGTGGCTGAGGCCTCGCCGGACTGGGCTTCCCGGCTGGAATCGCTGCTGCGCGGCAGCCGCACGGGCGTGGGGGAATGTGGATTGGATTTCGCCCGGAAGGATGAGGATTGGACGGCCCAGGCCTCGGCCTTCCGCATCCAGTTGCGCCTGGCACATGCCCTCCGGCGCCCCATCGCGATCCATGTGGTGCGCGCCTGGGGCCCCCTCCTCGACCTCCTGCGGGAAGAGGGGGTGCCACCGACCGGGGCCCTGGTCCACGCCTATGGCGGCAGTCCCGAGAGCGCCGACGCGCTCCAATCCATGGGCGTGTTCCTGTCCTTCTCGGGCGCGCTCTTGAAACCGGACCGCCTGAAGGTCCGGGAATCGCTGCGGGCCGTGGACGACGGTCACCTGCTCCTGGAGACCGACGGCACAGCGGATCTGGTCCGCGTGATCGAGATGGCCGCCAGCCTGCGCGGGGTGACCGCCGAAGACCTCGCCGCCCGGACCTGGGAGAATGGGCAGCGGTGTTTCAAGGAGCTGATGGCATGA
- a CDS encoding HD domain-containing protein, with the protein MASSPVLTTRFTTAFDFARTVHDGQVRKGGVVPYLSHPMAVCSMALSFGADEDEAIAALLHDTAEDGGGESILLHIRESWGHRVERIVRSCSDSLAENPDRKAPWRERKEAYLAHLRKVDRSTRLVAASDKLHNLQCTVADLRLLGPKAWDRFKAGPSDQLWYYGSCVEVLALEGADPWGESLQDALATFRLFATEPFEAH; encoded by the coding sequence ATGGCTTCCAGTCCAGTGCTTACGACACGGTTCACAACGGCATTCGACTTCGCGAGGACCGTTCATGATGGTCAGGTGCGCAAGGGCGGTGTCGTACCCTACCTTTCTCACCCCATGGCGGTCTGTTCCATGGCCTTGTCCTTTGGTGCGGATGAGGACGAGGCGATCGCCGCGCTGCTCCATGACACGGCCGAAGATGGAGGTGGAGAATCCATTCTTCTGCACATCCGCGAATCGTGGGGTCACCGCGTAGAGCGTATTGTCCGAAGCTGCAGCGACAGCCTGGCGGAGAATCCCGACAGGAAGGCCCCTTGGCGGGAACGGAAGGAGGCCTATCTGGCACATCTTCGCAAGGTAGATCGCAGCACTCGGCTGGTGGCCGCTTCCGATAAGCTGCACAACCTCCAGTGCACAGTGGCCGATTTGCGGCTCCTCGGGCCCAAGGCCTGGGATCGTTTCAAGGCTGGGCCATCGGACCAGCTCTGGTACTACGGGAGCTGCGTCGAGGTCCTGGCCTTGGAAGGTGCGGACCCCTGGGGAGAATCCCTGCAGGACGCGTTGGCGACTTTCCGCCTCTTCGCGACTGAACCCTTCGAAGCCCATTGA